From the genome of Solidesulfovibrio carbinolicus, one region includes:
- a CDS encoding HepT-like ribonuclease domain-containing protein — protein MSRHDPSVALGHMARHAREAVALAGSRTRRDLDADRVFELALTRLLEIIGEAASRVPLDVRDRYPAVPWRDVIDCRNRLIHGYDTLDLDIIWAIVANDLPQLLEALPPSGD, from the coding sequence ATGTCGCGGCATGACCCTTCCGTTGCCCTGGGCCACATGGCCCGCCATGCCCGGGAGGCCGTGGCCCTGGCCGGTTCGCGCACGCGCCGGGATCTTGATGCCGACCGGGTTTTCGAACTGGCCCTGACCCGTCTGCTTGAAATCATCGGCGAGGCCGCCTCCCGCGTGCCCCTCGACGTCCGGGACCGCTATCCGGCCGTGCCCTGGCGCGACGTCATCGACTGCCGCAACCGGCTCATTCACGGCTACGATACCCTGGACCTGGACATCATCTGGGCCATTGTCGCCAACGACCTGCCGCAGCTGCTCGAAGCCCTGCCGCCGTCCGGGGATTGA
- a CDS encoding nucleotidyltransferase family protein — protein sequence MTASEDPMALPLALPEAALAECCRRWRIRRLSVFGSALRDDFGPDSDLDVLVEFESGRTPGLAFFALERELSTLLGRRVDLNTPACLPPEFRNAVLAEAAVRYVAA from the coding sequence ATGACGGCCAGCGAGGACCCCATGGCGCTTCCCCTTGCCCTGCCCGAGGCCGCCCTGGCCGAGTGTTGCCGCCGCTGGCGCATCCGCCGGCTGTCGGTCTTCGGCTCGGCCCTTCGCGACGATTTCGGTCCGGATAGCGACCTCGACGTTCTGGTGGAATTCGAGTCCGGACGTACGCCCGGACTGGCCTTTTTCGCCCTGGAGCGCGAACTTTCGACCCTGCTCGGCCGGCGGGTCGATCTCAACACTCCGGCCTGCCTGCCCCCGGAATTTCGCAACGCCGTCCTGGCCGAAGCCGCTGTCCGCTATGTCGCGGCATGA
- the pnp gene encoding polyribonucleotide nucleotidyltransferase, translating into MTMTFSPIRLEAAIGDKTVTIETGRLANQADGAVWIQSGGTVVLVTACTQALAEEKGFFPLVVDYQEMAYAAGRIPGSYFRREIGRPSEREVLVCRLIDRPCRPLFPKGFRDEVQIIATVLSADGEVEPDVLALTGASAALHLSKIPFQGPIAGGRVGYIDGQFVLNPTVAQIAAGTDLNLVFAASRDAVVMVEGAGRFVSEDLLADALEFGHKAVMPLLDLQEQLREKAGKAKIAFTPPAPLVELEAVVREAGEAKLKEAFTIKEKMARRDARRAVKAAVLEAVVAAFPDTPIYKMKAGEVLEAMEKKLLRALIKDTGIRLDGRNVTTVRPIGIEVGVLPRTHGSALFARGETKALCVATLGSTGDEQKIETLNGETYKRFMLHYNFPPYCVGEVKMLRGPSRRDIGHGALAERSILPVLPGPEDFPFTMRVVSQVLESNGSSSMASVAGASLALMDAGVPIKAPVAGIAMGLIKEGDDFLVLTDILGDEDAMGDMDFKVAGTADGVTGIQMDIKITGIPQDVMRQALYQAKEARVHILGRMAAVLAEPRPELSALAPQLAVVHINPEKIREVIGPGGKNIKAMTAETGASIDIEDTGKISIFAPTLESLEKAKARVLYYDQHADVGANYKGRVIKIIECGVIVEILPGLEGLVHVSQLDVERVASPADVVKMGQELEVKVLDVEPTGRVRLSRKAVMNEERGIPYDPADYAKTAGPRRDGGDRRGPRRDDRGPRRDDRGGRERGPRD; encoded by the coding sequence ATGACAATGACGTTTTCCCCCATCCGGCTTGAAGCCGCCATCGGCGACAAGACCGTGACCATCGAAACCGGCCGCCTGGCCAACCAGGCCGACGGCGCCGTCTGGATCCAGTCCGGCGGCACGGTGGTGCTCGTCACCGCCTGCACCCAGGCCCTGGCCGAGGAAAAAGGCTTTTTCCCCCTGGTCGTCGACTACCAGGAAATGGCCTACGCCGCCGGCCGCATCCCGGGCTCCTACTTCCGCCGCGAAATCGGCCGCCCCTCCGAGCGCGAGGTGCTGGTGTGCCGGCTCATCGACCGCCCCTGCCGGCCGCTTTTCCCGAAGGGCTTCCGTGACGAAGTCCAGATCATCGCCACGGTGCTGTCCGCCGACGGCGAGGTCGAACCCGACGTTCTGGCCCTGACCGGCGCGTCCGCCGCTTTGCACCTCTCCAAGATCCCCTTCCAGGGTCCCATCGCCGGCGGCCGGGTGGGCTACATCGACGGCCAGTTTGTCCTCAACCCCACCGTGGCCCAGATCGCGGCCGGCACGGACCTGAACCTGGTCTTCGCCGCCTCCCGTGACGCCGTGGTCATGGTCGAAGGCGCGGGACGCTTCGTCTCCGAAGACCTCCTGGCCGACGCCCTGGAATTCGGCCACAAGGCCGTGATGCCGCTGCTCGACCTTCAGGAGCAGCTGCGCGAAAAGGCCGGCAAGGCCAAGATCGCCTTCACCCCGCCGGCCCCCCTGGTCGAGCTGGAAGCCGTGGTGCGCGAAGCCGGCGAAGCCAAGCTCAAGGAAGCTTTCACCATCAAGGAAAAGATGGCCCGCCGCGACGCCCGCCGCGCCGTCAAGGCCGCCGTCCTCGAAGCCGTGGTCGCCGCCTTCCCGGACACCCCCATCTACAAGATGAAGGCCGGCGAAGTCCTTGAGGCCATGGAAAAGAAACTGCTGCGCGCCCTGATCAAGGACACCGGCATCCGCCTCGACGGCCGCAACGTCACCACGGTGCGCCCCATCGGCATCGAAGTGGGCGTGCTGCCGCGCACCCATGGCTCGGCCCTGTTTGCCCGTGGCGAGACCAAGGCCCTGTGCGTGGCCACCCTGGGTTCCACCGGCGACGAGCAGAAGATCGAGACGCTTAACGGCGAGACGTACAAGCGTTTCATGCTCCACTACAACTTCCCGCCTTACTGCGTGGGCGAAGTCAAAATGCTGCGCGGCCCGTCGCGTCGGGACATCGGCCACGGCGCCCTGGCCGAGCGGTCCATCCTGCCCGTGCTGCCCGGCCCCGAAGACTTCCCCTTCACCATGCGCGTGGTCTCCCAGGTCCTGGAGTCCAACGGCTCCTCGTCCATGGCCTCGGTGGCCGGCGCGTCGTTGGCGCTCATGGACGCCGGCGTGCCCATCAAGGCCCCGGTGGCCGGCATCGCCATGGGACTCATCAAGGAAGGCGACGACTTCCTGGTCCTGACCGACATCCTCGGCGACGAGGACGCCATGGGCGACATGGACTTCAAGGTGGCCGGCACCGCCGACGGCGTCACCGGCATCCAGATGGACATCAAGATCACCGGCATCCCCCAGGACGTCATGCGCCAGGCGCTCTATCAGGCCAAGGAAGCCCGCGTCCACATCCTGGGCCGCATGGCCGCCGTGTTGGCCGAGCCGCGCCCCGAACTGTCGGCCCTGGCCCCGCAGCTGGCCGTGGTGCACATCAACCCGGAAAAGATCCGCGAAGTGATCGGACCTGGCGGCAAGAACATCAAGGCCATGACCGCCGAGACCGGCGCATCCATCGACATCGAGGACACGGGCAAGATCTCCATCTTCGCCCCGACCTTGGAGTCCCTGGAAAAGGCCAAGGCCCGGGTGCTCTACTATGACCAGCACGCCGACGTCGGCGCCAACTACAAGGGCCGGGTCATCAAGATCATCGAGTGCGGCGTCATCGTCGAGATCCTGCCGGGCCTCGAAGGCCTGGTCCACGTGTCCCAGCTCGACGTGGAGCGGGTGGCCAGCCCGGCCGACGTGGTCAAGATGGGCCAGGAGCTTGAGGTCAAGGTGCTTGACGTCGAACCCACTGGCCGCGTGCGCCTGTCGCGCAAGGCCGTCATGAACGAAGAGCGCGGCATCCCCTACGATCCGGCCGACTACGCCAAGACCGCCGGCCCGCGCCGTGACGGCGGCGACCGGCGCGGCCCGCGTCGCGATGATCGCGGCCCGCGTCGCGACGACCGCGGCGGACGCGAACGCGGCCCCCGCGACTAG
- the rpsO gene encoding 30S ribosomal protein S15 codes for MVMTAEDKAQVIGEHKKHDGDTGSPEVQVALLTSRIVYLTGHFKSHPKDFHSRTGLLKLVGQRRKLLNYLKKTDVQRYRDLIAKLGLRK; via the coding sequence GTGGTCATGACTGCCGAAGACAAGGCGCAGGTTATTGGCGAACACAAAAAGCACGACGGCGACACCGGCTCTCCCGAGGTCCAGGTCGCCCTGCTGACGTCCCGCATCGTCTACCTGACGGGTCACTTCAAGAGCCACCCCAAGGACTTCCACTCCCGCACGGGCCTTTTGAAGCTGGTCGGCCAGCGCCGCAAGCTTCTCAACTACTTGAAGAAAACAGACGTCCAGCGCTATCGCGACCTTATCGCGAAGCTCGGACTGCGCAAGTAG